One part of the Desulfovibrio aminophilus DSM 12254 genome encodes these proteins:
- a CDS encoding homoserine dehydrogenase: MEAVRIGLAGFGTVGSGLARVLEENGDWIERRIGRRIAIKTVLVRDLTKRRSFLPGPGVALTDDPAALTDDPEIAIVVELMGGVGAAKTLIERSLRAGKHVVTANKHLLAEHGPELFALAEEKGVGLLYEASVAGGIPIVQTLKDSLSGNRIEKLVGILNGTANYILSEMTTNGLEFETALTQAQALGYAEADPTFDIEGMDTAHKLVVLIRLAYGRDYPLKTLPVRGITSVTQQDIEIAREFGYRIKLLAQVRDVDGRLEAGVFPALVKHTFLLARVGGNYNAVRLEGNAVGPIMLHGQGAGALPTGSAVLADLMSLCRPGFRPDNTGFGSAPVAPADILPPELAVSCYYFRFTVADRPGVMAAIAQTMANHGISIAQAVQKGDESATDVPIVFLTHAAQAKAADAVAAEIDAMSFTRKPTVLFRIL; this comes from the coding sequence ATGGAAGCGGTACGCATCGGCCTGGCCGGTTTCGGCACGGTGGGCTCGGGCCTGGCCCGGGTCCTGGAAGAGAACGGGGACTGGATCGAACGCCGCATCGGACGGCGCATCGCCATCAAGACCGTGCTCGTGCGCGACCTGACCAAGCGGCGGAGCTTCCTGCCCGGACCGGGCGTCGCCCTCACCGACGATCCGGCCGCGCTCACGGACGACCCGGAGATTGCCATCGTGGTCGAACTCATGGGCGGCGTGGGCGCGGCCAAGACGCTCATCGAACGCTCCCTGCGGGCGGGCAAACACGTGGTCACGGCCAACAAGCACCTGCTGGCTGAACACGGCCCGGAGCTTTTCGCCCTGGCCGAGGAGAAAGGCGTCGGCCTGCTCTACGAGGCCAGCGTGGCCGGGGGAATCCCCATCGTCCAGACACTCAAGGACTCGCTATCCGGCAACCGCATCGAAAAACTGGTGGGCATCCTCAACGGCACGGCCAACTACATCCTCTCGGAGATGACCACCAACGGCCTGGAGTTCGAAACCGCCCTGACCCAGGCCCAGGCCCTGGGGTACGCCGAGGCCGACCCGACCTTCGACATCGAGGGAATGGACACGGCCCACAAGCTCGTGGTCCTCATCAGGCTTGCCTACGGCCGCGACTATCCGCTGAAAACCCTGCCCGTGCGCGGAATCACCAGCGTGACCCAGCAGGACATCGAGATCGCCCGCGAATTCGGCTACCGCATCAAGCTGCTGGCCCAGGTGCGCGACGTGGACGGTCGTCTGGAGGCGGGCGTGTTCCCCGCCTTGGTCAAACATACCTTCCTCCTGGCCCGGGTGGGCGGCAACTACAACGCCGTGCGCCTGGAGGGCAACGCCGTGGGCCCGATCATGCTCCACGGACAGGGAGCCGGGGCTCTGCCCACGGGAAGCGCCGTGCTGGCCGACCTCATGAGCCTCTGCCGCCCGGGATTCCGGCCCGACAACACCGGCTTCGGCTCAGCTCCGGTGGCTCCTGCGGACATCCTGCCGCCCGAACTGGCCGTGTCCTGCTACTACTTCCGCTTCACCGTGGCCGACCGGCCGGGCGTCATGGCCGCAATCGCCCAGACCATGGCCAACCACGGCATCTCCATCGCCCAGGCCGTGCAGAAGGGCGACGAGTCGGCCACGGACGTGCCCATCGTCTTTCTGACCCACGCGGCCCAGGCCAAGGCCGCCGACGCCGTGGCCGCGGAGATCGACGCCATGAGCTTCACCCGCAAGCCGACTGTTCTCTTCCGAATCCTTTAA
- a CDS encoding aminotransferase class I/II-fold pyridoxal phosphate-dependent enzyme has protein sequence MQQHQFARVHRLPPYVFATVNELKMKLRHDGADIVDLGMGNPDLPSPKHVVDKLVEAAQKPINHRYSASKGINGLRMAMANWYRNRFNVELDHNQEVVVTMGAKEGLAHLALVMLAPGDVVLTPDPAYPIHPYAAIIAGADVRRIPIGPGRDFLEDMKLAVRHCWPRPKLLVINFPHNPTTEVCDLAFFQRIVDFAKENGLMVIHDFAYCDFTFDGYKAPSFLQAEGAKDVGVEFFSLTKSYSMAGWRVGFCCGNRDMVQALTRIKSYLDYGIFQPIQIAACHALNGPQECVREIMDEHQDRRDALCEGLARAGWDVPKPKATMFVWAPIPEEFKKLGSVEFSKLLLKEASVAVSPGLGFGEYGDGHVRFALVENRQRINQAVRGIKKFFGK, from the coding sequence ATGCAACAGCATCAGTTCGCCAGGGTTCACCGCCTTCCGCCCTACGTCTTCGCCACGGTCAACGAACTCAAAATGAAGCTCCGCCACGATGGCGCGGACATCGTGGACCTGGGCATGGGCAACCCCGACCTGCCTTCACCCAAGCATGTGGTGGACAAGCTCGTGGAGGCGGCGCAGAAGCCCATCAACCATCGCTACAGCGCCTCCAAGGGCATCAACGGCCTGCGCATGGCCATGGCGAACTGGTACCGCAACCGTTTCAACGTGGAACTGGACCACAATCAGGAAGTGGTCGTGACCATGGGCGCCAAGGAAGGACTGGCCCACCTGGCCCTGGTCATGCTGGCTCCCGGCGACGTGGTCCTGACCCCGGACCCGGCCTACCCCATCCATCCCTACGCCGCGATCATCGCCGGAGCGGACGTGCGGCGCATCCCCATCGGCCCCGGCCGAGATTTCCTTGAGGACATGAAGCTGGCCGTGCGCCATTGCTGGCCCCGGCCCAAGCTTCTGGTCATCAATTTCCCGCACAACCCGACCACCGAGGTCTGCGACTTGGCCTTCTTCCAGCGCATTGTTGATTTCGCCAAGGAAAACGGGCTGATGGTGATCCACGACTTTGCTTACTGCGACTTCACCTTCGATGGCTACAAGGCCCCCAGCTTCCTGCAGGCCGAGGGCGCCAAGGACGTCGGCGTGGAGTTCTTCTCCCTGACCAAGAGCTACTCAATGGCGGGCTGGCGCGTGGGCTTCTGCTGCGGCAACCGCGACATGGTCCAGGCCCTGACCCGGATCAAGAGTTACCTGGACTACGGCATCTTCCAGCCGATCCAGATCGCGGCCTGCCATGCCCTGAACGGACCGCAGGAGTGCGTGCGCGAAATCATGGATGAGCATCAGGACCGCCGCGACGCCCTCTGCGAGGGTCTGGCCCGCGCGGGCTGGGATGTGCCCAAGCCCAAGGCCACCATGTTCGTCTGGGCGCCCATCCCCGAGGAGTTCAAGAAGCTCGGCAGCGTGGAGTTCTCCAAGCTGCTGCTCAAGGAAGCCAGCGTGGCCGTGTCCCCGGGCCTGGGCTTCGGCGAGTACGGCGACGGGCACGTGCGCTTCGCCCTGGTGGAGAACCGCCAGCGCATCAATCAGGCAGTGCGCGGCATCAAGAAGTTCTTCGGCAAATAG
- a CDS encoding nucleoside deaminase has protein sequence MPNNPDYAAMLQEALVEARLGLAEGGIPIGAALFDASGRLVGRGRNRRVQDDDPSMHAETNAFRNAGRQKSYRDMVMVTTLAPCWYCCGLVKQFKIGTVVLGESRTFKGGIDWLRRQGVKVVDMKNAECEELLGRFIKAHPEIWNEDIGE, from the coding sequence ATGCCCAACAATCCGGATTACGCGGCCATGCTTCAGGAAGCATTGGTGGAGGCTCGGCTCGGGCTGGCCGAGGGCGGCATCCCCATCGGCGCGGCCCTTTTCGACGCCTCCGGCCGGCTGGTGGGCCGAGGCCGGAACCGCCGCGTCCAGGACGACGATCCGTCCATGCATGCCGAAACCAACGCCTTCCGCAACGCGGGGCGCCAGAAGTCCTATCGGGACATGGTCATGGTCACCACCCTGGCCCCGTGCTGGTACTGCTGCGGGCTGGTCAAGCAGTTCAAGATCGGCACCGTGGTCCTGGGCGAGTCCAGAACCTTCAAGGGCGGGATAGACTGGCTGCGGCGTCAGGGAGTGAAGGTCGTGGACATGAAGAACGCGGAATGCGAGGAGTTGCTCGGCCGGTTCATCAAGGCTCATCCCGAGATATGGAACGAGGACATCGGGGAATAG
- a CDS encoding PilZ domain-containing protein has product MDLCLNRRNHSRVSLADVLDVLRQCDLSITAGGRDCDALIEDISPAGACLLMNGGTPALGDSVFFRGCIFNGLIGFLSSMRGEIRWTRGDRCGVVFDEPLELDCMTLSRMVRTEACPGALPGSLSEKI; this is encoded by the coding sequence ATGGATTTGTGTCTGAACCGCCGCAACCACTCGCGCGTCTCCCTGGCCGACGTGCTGGACGTCCTGCGTCAGTGCGACCTTTCCATCACTGCGGGGGGACGCGATTGCGACGCGCTCATCGAGGACATCTCCCCGGCGGGAGCCTGTCTGCTGATGAACGGCGGGACGCCGGCCCTCGGCGATTCCGTCTTCTTCCGGGGCTGCATCTTCAACGGTCTGATCGGCTTCCTCTCCAGCATGCGCGGGGAAATCCGCTGGACACGCGGCGACCGTTGCGGCGTGGTCTTCGACGAGCCTCTGGAACTGGACTGCATGACCCTCTCGCGCATGGTCCGCACCGAGGCCTGCCCCGGAGCCCTGCCCGGCTCTCTTTCCGAAAAGATCTGA
- a CDS encoding branched-chain amino acid transaminase yields MVQKSEKIWFDGKLVPWGEANVHVLTHTLHYGAGVFEGIRAYECADGTSAVFRLQEHIVRLHDSAHILNMTIPFDVDELVDACVETLKANKLKAGYLRPLVFIGDGVMGVHPGKNPIRVAIATWPWGAYLGEEALDKGIRVKTSTFARHHVNVMMTKAKVCGNYVNSVLAKTEAVADGYDEALMLDTMGFVSEASGENIFIVRDDQIKTTPLTSVLPGITRDSIITLARELGYEVVEQIFTRDELYIADEAFFSGTAAEITPIREVDRRVIGEGHAGPVAKLLQREFFKVVKGENQDYAHWLHPYTV; encoded by the coding sequence ATGGTTCAGAAATCCGAGAAGATCTGGTTCGACGGCAAGCTGGTTCCCTGGGGCGAGGCCAACGTCCATGTGCTGACCCATACCCTGCATTACGGAGCGGGCGTATTCGAAGGCATTCGGGCCTACGAATGCGCCGACGGCACATCGGCCGTCTTTCGCCTGCAGGAGCACATCGTCCGCTTGCATGATTCGGCCCATATCCTGAACATGACCATCCCCTTCGATGTGGATGAGCTTGTGGACGCCTGCGTCGAGACGCTCAAGGCCAACAAGCTCAAGGCGGGCTATCTCCGCCCCCTGGTCTTCATCGGCGACGGCGTCATGGGTGTGCATCCCGGCAAGAACCCCATCCGGGTGGCCATCGCCACTTGGCCCTGGGGCGCGTACCTGGGCGAGGAGGCCCTGGACAAGGGCATCCGCGTGAAGACCTCCACCTTCGCCCGGCATCACGTCAACGTCATGATGACCAAGGCCAAGGTCTGCGGCAACTATGTGAACTCCGTGCTGGCCAAGACCGAGGCCGTGGCCGACGGCTACGACGAAGCCCTCATGCTCGACACCATGGGCTTCGTCTCCGAGGCCAGCGGCGAGAACATTTTCATCGTCCGCGATGATCAGATCAAGACCACGCCGCTCACCTCGGTGCTCCCGGGCATCACCCGCGACAGCATCATCACCCTGGCCCGTGAGCTGGGCTACGAAGTGGTCGAGCAGATATTCACCCGCGACGAGCTGTACATCGCCGATGAGGCCTTTTTCAGCGGCACGGCCGCCGAGATCACTCCCATCCGCGAAGTGGACCGCCGGGTCATCGGCGAGGGGCACGCCGGACCGGTGGCCAAGCTCCTCCAGCGCGAGTTCTTCAAGGTCGTCAAGGGCGAGAACCAGGACTACGCCCACTGGCTGCATCCGTATACGGTCTAG